In Zingiber officinale cultivar Zhangliang chromosome 11B, Zo_v1.1, whole genome shotgun sequence, a single window of DNA contains:
- the LOC122033358 gene encoding protein krasavietz-like, protein MSSKEKPTLGGTRIKTRKRNIAAPLDPAAFADAVVQIYLENAGDLELVAKNVESSDLNFSRYGDTFFEVVFTGGRTQPGTIKSDEGERHPYSVLDCQPKRETILPSVLYIQKILRRRPFLIKNLENVMRKFLQSLELFEENERQKLALFTALTFSQKLSGLPPETVFQPLFKDNLVAKGLVLPFITIFFREYLVDNSLDDLIALLKRGKMEDNLLDFFPPGRHNDECLSEHFMREGLPALVQYHEKKIFEVKLKEMKTALTTQIAEETDVSEVIETAKQHVKVANLPDVEVVRILWDVIMDAVQWSGKNQQQNANVALRQVKTWAGLLNVFCTSGKLELELMYKVQIQCYEDTKLMKLFPEIIRSLYEQDVLAEDTVLHWFRKGANPKGRQTFVKALESFVNWLEEAEEEE, encoded by the exons ATGAG CTCGAAGGAGAAACCCACTCTAGG TGGCACTCGGATAAAGACCCGCAAACGAAATATAGCTGCTCCTCTGGACCCTGCAGCTTTTGCAGATGCAGTGGTCCAGATATATCTGGAGAATGCTGGTGATCTG GAACTTGTTGCAAAGAACGTTGAATCTTCAGATCTGAATTTTTCAAGATACGGTGACACTTTTTTTGAG GTCGTCTTCACTGGTGGCCGAACTCAACCTGGTACAATAAAATCTGATGAAGGGGAGAGACATCCCTACTCAGTCTTGGATTGCCAGCCTAAACGGGAAACTATCTTACCTTCCGTTCTCTACATACAGAAAATTTTGCGGCGAAGGCCCTTTTTGATTAAGAACCTTGAAAATGTTATGCGAAAATTCCTTCAGTCCTTGGAGCTCTTTGAGGAGAATGAGAGGCAGAAGCTTGCTCTCTTTACAGCCCTTACATTCTCTCAGAAGCTGTCAGGCCTTCCTCCTGAGACAGTTTTCCAGCCATTGTTTAAGGACAATCTTGTGGCCAAGGGGCTAGTTCTTCCATTTATTACTATATTCTTTCGGGAATATTTGGTCGATAACAGCTTAGATGATCTTATAGCACTTTTGAAGCGTGGTAAAATGGAGGACAATCTCCTTGATTTTTTCCCTCCTGGACGGCATAATGATGAATGTCTTTCTGAGCATTTCAT GAGAGAAGGATTGCCAGCTCTGGTTCAGTACCATGAGAAGAAAATATTTGAGGTGAAGCTGAAGGAAATGAAAACAGCCTTAACAACTCAGATTGCAGAAGAAACTGATGTATCTGAAGTAATAGAAACTGCAAAACAGCATGTTAAAGTTGCTAACTTGCCAGATGTTGAAGTTGTTCGCATTTTATGGGATGTGATAATGGACGCTGTTCAGTGGTCTGGTAAAAACCAGCAACAAAATGCAAATGTTGCCCTTCGCCAA GTGAAAACTTGGGCAGGGCTTCTGAATGTTTTTTGTACCAGTGGGAAATTGGAATTGGAACTAATGTACAAGGTTCAAATCCAATGCTACGAGGATACCAAATTGATGAAACTTTTTCCAGAAATTATAAGATCTCTCTATGAGCAAGATGTACTTGCAGAGGATACTGTTCTTCATTGGTTTCGTAAAGGTGCAAACCCAAAGGGCAG GCAAACCTTTGTGAAAGCCCTGGAGTCATTCGTCAACTGGCTTGAGGAAgctgaagaagaagaataa